One Brassica napus cultivar Da-Ae chromosome C4, Da-Ae, whole genome shotgun sequence genomic region harbors:
- the LOC106445244 gene encoding ABSCISIC ACID-INSENSITIVE 5-like protein 2 isoform X1 — MDSQREPKSHSLNRQGGSSLYSLTLDEVQTHLGGSGKALGSMNLDELLKSVCSVDVNGAAAAAADTTQEGGGLSRQGSLTLPRDLSKKTVEQVWKDIQQNANGSSGGANERRGNNKEPTLGEMTLEDLLLKAGVVTETVTGGGGGGGGGLGQNIPQAGPWVQYHQLPSMPQGQSFMPYPVADMQAMVSQTSLMGGLSDTQTPGRKRVASGEVVEKTVERKQKRMIKNRESAARSRARKQAYTQELEIKVSRLEEENERLRRQKEVEKILPSAPPPDPKRQLRRTSSAPF, encoded by the exons ATGGATTCTCAGAGGGAACCTAAATCTCATTCCTTGAATAGGCAAGGAGGCTCCTCTCTTTACAGCTTAACACTCGACGAGGTCCAAACCCATTTAGGGGGCTCTGGTAAAGCCCTCGGAAGCATGAACCTTGACGAGCTTCTCAAGAGTGTCTGTTCCGTGGATGTGAACGGTGCTGCTGCAGCAGCAGCAGATACTACTCAGGAGGGTGGTGGTCTCTCTCGTCAGGGGAGTTTGACTCTGCCGCGGGATCTCAGCAAGAAGACCGTCGAGCAGGTCTGGAAAGACATTCAGCAGAACGCTAACGGAAGCAGTGGTGGTGCGAATGAGAGGAGAGGTAATAATAAGGAGCCTACGCTAGGTGAAATGACGCTTGAGGATTTGTTGTTGAAAGCAGGAGTTGTGACTGAGACAGTTACtggtggaggtggaggtggaggtggaggtTTAGGGCAGAACATACCTCAGGCTGGTCCGTGGGTTCAGTATCATCAGCTTCCTTCGATGCCGCAGGGGCAGTCTTTTATGCCGTATCCGGTTGCTGACATGCAAGCGATGGTGTCTCAGACGTCTCTGATGGGCGGTTTGTCTGATACGCAGACTCCGGGGAGGAAGAGGGTGGCATCAGGAGAGGTTGTGGAGAAGACTGTTGAGAGGAAGCAGAAGAGGATGATAAAGAATAGAGAGTCTGCTGCTCGTTCTCGTGCTAGGAAACAG GCTTACACTCAGGAGCTAGAGATCAAAGTTTCACGgttagaagaagaaaacgaaagaCTCAGGAGGCAAAAG GAGGTAGAGAAGATCCTACCAAGTGCACCACCTCCTGATCCCAAGCGGCAGCTCAGACGAACAAGCTCAGCTCCTTTCTGA
- the LOC106445244 gene encoding ABSCISIC ACID-INSENSITIVE 5-like protein 2 isoform X2 has translation MNLDELLKSVCSVDVNGAAAAAADTTQEGGGLSRQGSLTLPRDLSKKTVEQVWKDIQQNANGSSGGANERRGNNKEPTLGEMTLEDLLLKAGVVTETVTGGGGGGGGGLGQNIPQAGPWVQYHQLPSMPQGQSFMPYPVADMQAMVSQTSLMGGLSDTQTPGRKRVASGEVVEKTVERKQKRMIKNRESAARSRARKQAYTQELEIKVSRLEEENERLRRQKEVEKILPSAPPPDPKRQLRRTSSAPF, from the exons ATGAACCTTGACGAGCTTCTCAAGAGTGTCTGTTCCGTGGATGTGAACGGTGCTGCTGCAGCAGCAGCAGATACTACTCAGGAGGGTGGTGGTCTCTCTCGTCAGGGGAGTTTGACTCTGCCGCGGGATCTCAGCAAGAAGACCGTCGAGCAGGTCTGGAAAGACATTCAGCAGAACGCTAACGGAAGCAGTGGTGGTGCGAATGAGAGGAGAGGTAATAATAAGGAGCCTACGCTAGGTGAAATGACGCTTGAGGATTTGTTGTTGAAAGCAGGAGTTGTGACTGAGACAGTTACtggtggaggtggaggtggaggtggaggtTTAGGGCAGAACATACCTCAGGCTGGTCCGTGGGTTCAGTATCATCAGCTTCCTTCGATGCCGCAGGGGCAGTCTTTTATGCCGTATCCGGTTGCTGACATGCAAGCGATGGTGTCTCAGACGTCTCTGATGGGCGGTTTGTCTGATACGCAGACTCCGGGGAGGAAGAGGGTGGCATCAGGAGAGGTTGTGGAGAAGACTGTTGAGAGGAAGCAGAAGAGGATGATAAAGAATAGAGAGTCTGCTGCTCGTTCTCGTGCTAGGAAACAG GCTTACACTCAGGAGCTAGAGATCAAAGTTTCACGgttagaagaagaaaacgaaagaCTCAGGAGGCAAAAG GAGGTAGAGAAGATCCTACCAAGTGCACCACCTCCTGATCCCAAGCGGCAGCTCAGACGAACAAGCTCAGCTCCTTTCTGA
- the LOC111197914 gene encoding uncharacterized protein LOC111197914 encodes MKKSKQENIFSPSSSWRETHNPPRRTSNSSAVSSGCLPGFFNLFLSTFNFSSNRRKSITQGSKKQEQRTVTYASPPDDTSNRDGGGTVESPLPHNEGMEGDLARVSLVGALEKCDRDLEELRRTIDVIKTSYLLHKKLEVSPPMARDSFKFCSTGDVDVGTQTDKNMKATVHETDTDTTMLSKVMKNDQEYKDNKTYKVNHINLITRPDHYTIHDVISRTATIETRDNAPIMVRKVRRSLMESVTDLCDDVASGQRREVAKIGLAIHDHICRDLISETVHELSSFSDYCNNECHKYTDCYGEGSGRRHIRRGSTNSLPLDACRRRLVF; translated from the exons ATGAAGAAGAGTAAACAAGAGAACAtattttctccttcttcttcatggCGGGAGACTCATAATCCTCCTCGGAGAACTTCAAACTCCTCCGCCGTATCCTCCGGTTGTCTTCCGGGATTCTTCAACCTCTTCCTCTCCACCTTCAACTTCTCCTCCAACCGCCGCAAATCCATCACTCAGGGATCTAAAAAGCAAGAACAAAGAACGGTCACCTACGCTTCTCCTCCAGATGATACATCAAACCGAGATGGCGGAGGAACCGTAGAGTCGCCGCTTCCACACAACGAAGGAATGGAGGGTGATCTGGCGAGGGTGAGTCTTGTTGGAGCGTTAGAGAAATGTGATCGGGACTTAGAGGAGCTACGGAGAACCATCGACGTCATCAAAACCAGTTACCTTCTTCACAAGAAACTTGAGGTTTCACCGCCGATGGCGCGTGATAGTTTCAAGTTCTGTAGCACCG GAGATGTCGACGTGGGGACGCAAACGGATAAGAACATGAAGGCGACAGTACATGAAACAGACACGGACACAACAATGTTGTCGAAGGTGATGAAGAACGATCAAGAGTACAAAGACAACAAAACCTACAAAGTCAACCACATTAATCTAATCACTAGACCCGATCATTACACCATTCATGACGTCATTTCCAGGACAGCAACGATAGAGACACGTGACAATGCGCCAATTATGGTGCGGAAGGTAAGACGGAGCCTGATGGAGAGCGTGACCGATCTTTGTGATGACGTGGCATCTGGTCAACGAAGAGAGGTCGCTAAGATCGGTTTGGCCATTCATGACCACATCTGTCGGGATTTGATTTCAGAGACCGTTCACGAGCTGTCTTCCTTCTCTGACTACTGCAACAACGAGTGTCATAAGTATACTGATTGTTACGGCGAAGGAAGTGGGCGCCGACACATCCGACGTGGGAGTACCAACTCACTTCCGCTTGACGCGTGTCGAAGAAGATTAGTGTTTTGA
- the LOC125586024 gene encoding uncharacterized protein LOC125586024 — protein sequence MAYYLNDGIYPNWATFIQSIRLPQGPKAELFAERQESTRKDVERAFGVLQSRFAIVKNPVLLWDKEKIGRIMRTCVILHNMIVENERGEYTLTDTSEFESGESSRSSKVKRRTSFNIGNMLGIRNEVRDSEKHDRLKADLVENVWKMFGNVDE from the coding sequence ATGGCATACTACCTTAATGACGGAATCTATCCAAACTgggcaacatttatccaatccatccgacttcctcaaggtcctaaagcagaGCTATTTGCCGAACGTCAAGAATCcaccagaaaagatgtcgaacgggcttttggagtattgcaatcaAGGTTTGCAATAGTTAAAAACCCGGTTCTACTATGGGACAAGGAAAAAATAGGAAGGATTATGAGAacttgtgtcatattgcacaatatgatagtagagaacGAACGAGGCGAATACACACTAACTGATACATCTGAGTTCGAGTCAGGAGAGTCAAGCAGAAGTTCCAAGGTGAAAAggagaacaagttttaataTCGGTAATATGTTAGGCATTCGCAATGAAGTTCGAGATTCAGAGAAACATGatcgtttgaaagctgatttagttgaaaatgtATGGAAAATGTTTGGTAATGTAGATGAATAA
- the LOC106447882 gene encoding glutathione S-transferase T3-like, whose amino-acid sequence MDPLFVNSPGFVHSPGFVNLSASQNTQTIDVESSEFPSFSSQSSVGPKPLERRKWTPKEDLVLISAWLNTSKDPIVGNEQKAGAFWKRIEDYVNASPQLNGFPPREYSQCKQRWGRVNDSVGKFVGSFEAALKKQASGQNDNDVMKVAHDIFTNDHEYKFTLEHCWRELRFDQKWRSHYLSKDGAKDKGKESADKRKEQAEVVVDDEEARPPGVKASKAGKRRKHGYEAPFDQINNILAVKNDISKKKILSRLLAKTEETLSDIEVSLKNKLISEML is encoded by the coding sequence ATGGATCCTCTCTTCGTTAACTCTCCCGGGTTTGTCCACTCTCCCGGGTTTGTTAACCTCTCAGCTTCACAGAACACTCAAACAATAGACGTAGAGTCTTCTGAGTTCCCTAGCTTTAGTAGTCAGAGCTCTGTAGGTCCTAAGCCACTGGAAAGGCGCAAGTGGACACCAAAGGAAGACTTGGTGCTGATcagtgcttggttgaacacCAGCAAGGATCCGATAGTCGGTAATGAGCAGAAGGCAGGGGCGTTTTGGAAGAGAATAGAGGACTACGTTAACGCAAGCCCTCAGCTCAATGGCTTTCCTCCTAGAGAGTATAGTcagtgtaagcagaggtggggaagAGTGAACGACTCGGTGGGGAAGTTTGTGGGATCCTTTGAGGCCGCTTTGAAGAAGCAAGCTAGTGGCCAAAACGATAATGATGTAATGAAGGTTGCGCATGACATCTTCACTAATGACCATGAGTACAAGTTCACTCTTGAACATTGTTGGAGGGAACTCAGGTTCGATCAAAAATGGAGATCACACTACCTGTCCAAAGATGGTGCAAAGGACAAAGGGAAAGAATCTGCGGACAAGAGGAAGGAACAAGCGGAGGTGGTGGTCGACGATGAAGAGGCTCGGCCTCCTGGTGTTAAGGCTAGCAAAGCAGGCAAACGGAGGAAGCACGGGTATGAAGCACCTTTTGATCAAATAAACAACATCCTAGCTGTGAAAAATGACATATCGAAAAAGAAAATCCTTAGCCGTCTCCTAGCCAAAACAGAAGAGACACTATCTGATATTGAAGTCTCTCTTAAGAACAAACTCATATCTGAAATGCTTTGA
- the LOC106445241 gene encoding calmodulin-2, translating into MADQLTDDQISEFKEAFSLFDKDGDGCITTKELGTVMRSLGQNPTEAELQDMINEVDADGNGTIDFPEFLNLMARKMKDTDSEEELKEAFRVFDKDQNGFISAAELRHVMTNLGEKLTDEEVDEMIKEADVDGDGQINYEEFVKVMMAK; encoded by the exons ATGGCGGATCAGCTCACCGACGATCAGATCTCTGAGTTCAAGGAAGCCTTCAGCTTATTCGACAAGGATGGTGACG GTTGCATTACTACCAAGGAGCTTGGAACCGTGATGCGTTCTCTCGGACAGAACCCAACAGAAGCAGAGCTCCAAGACATGATCAACGAAGTTGACGCTGACGGTAACGGAACCATTGATTTTCCTGAGTTCTTGAACCTCATGGCTCGTAAGATGAAGGACACCGACTCCGAGGAAGAGCTCAAGGAAGCGTTCAGGGTCTTCGACAAGGATCAGAACGGTTTCATCTCAGCTGCTGAGCTCCGCCATGTGATGACAAACTTAGGTGAGAAGCTCACAGATGAAGAGGTTGACGAGATGATTAAGGAAGCTGATGTTGATGGTGATGGCCAGATTAACTATGA